A single window of Sporosarcina sp. Marseille-Q4943 DNA harbors:
- a CDS encoding ABC transporter ATP-binding protein: protein MEKILQVKDLELSFHTFAGEVKAIRGVSFDLNKGETLAIVGESGSGKSVTTKSIMRLLPESSSEFKNGEILFNGNDLTKLSDRQMQKIRGKEISMIFQDPMTSLNPTMTIGKQVMEPILKHQKVSKAKAKEVCIDLLRMVGIPNPETRIKMYPHQFSGGQRQRIVIAIALACNPKVLIADEPTTALDVTIQAQILELMKDIQKKVDTSIIFITHDLGVVANVADRVAVMYGGRIVEVGTVDEIFYNPQHPYTWGLLSSMPSMDLNEEKLYAIPGTPPDLLNPPVGDAFALRSEYALKIDLEQAPPMFKVSDTHYAATWLLHPNAPQVDPPKTIIERMKTFRGSRYYEQSNGGNA from the coding sequence ATGGAAAAAATATTGCAAGTAAAAGACTTGGAGCTTTCCTTCCACACGTTTGCCGGTGAAGTGAAAGCAATCCGCGGTGTCAGCTTTGATTTGAATAAAGGAGAGACATTGGCAATTGTCGGTGAGTCAGGATCCGGGAAATCGGTGACAACAAAATCGATTATGCGTTTATTGCCAGAGTCGAGCTCCGAATTTAAAAATGGTGAAATTCTCTTTAATGGTAATGATTTGACGAAACTTTCCGATAGACAAATGCAAAAAATTAGAGGGAAAGAAATCTCAATGATTTTCCAAGATCCGATGACTTCGTTAAATCCAACGATGACAATCGGCAAGCAGGTCATGGAGCCAATTTTAAAACACCAAAAAGTTAGCAAGGCAAAAGCGAAGGAAGTCTGCATTGACTTATTGCGCATGGTAGGGATACCAAATCCAGAAACCCGGATAAAAATGTATCCACATCAGTTTTCTGGTGGACAGAGACAGAGGATCGTCATTGCGATTGCGCTCGCTTGTAACCCGAAAGTATTAATTGCAGATGAACCAACGACTGCACTTGATGTAACTATCCAAGCGCAAATTCTTGAACTGATGAAGGATATCCAGAAAAAAGTAGATACGTCGATCATTTTTATTACACACGACCTCGGTGTTGTTGCGAACGTAGCTGATCGCGTCGCTGTCATGTACGGCGGGCGGATTGTGGAAGTGGGAACAGTGGACGAAATCTTCTACAACCCGCAGCATCCATATACATGGGGGCTTCTCAGCTCGATGCCATCCATGGATTTGAATGAGGAAAAGCTGTATGCGATTCCTGGCACTCCGCCAGATCTGTTAAACCCTCCTGTTGGAGACGCATTCGCGTTGAGGAGCGAATATGCTTTGAAAATCGATTTGGAGCAAGCACCGCCGATGTTTAAAGTGAGCGATACACATTATGCCGCAACTTGGCTGCTTCATCCAAATGCACCTCAAGTTGATCCACCAAAGACAATTATCGAACGGATGAAGACATTCCGTGGAAGCAGATATTATGAGCAATCGAATGGAGGTAATGCATGA
- a CDS encoding ABC transporter ATP-binding protein has product MAKKLLEVKNLKQYFNAGKPSEVRAIDNISFDIYRGETFGLVGESGCGKSTTGRTIIRLYDATDGEVLYDGVSVHADKSKAEVKALNRKMQMIFQDPYASLNPRMKVLDIIAEGLDVHGLAKNPKERKQKVVELLETVGLNKEHADRYPHEFSGGQRQRIGIARALAVNPEFIIADEPISALDVSIQAQVVNLLKDLQKEKGLTYLFIAHDLSMVKYISDRIGVMYFGKLVEMAPADELYRNPLHPYTKSLLSAIPLPDPIYERSRVRQPYDPKQHNYGPDEKVDFREITPGHFVLCSEKELKEMKAQLK; this is encoded by the coding sequence ATGGCTAAAAAATTGCTTGAAGTGAAAAACTTGAAACAATATTTTAATGCCGGAAAGCCTTCCGAAGTTCGTGCGATTGATAATATTAGCTTTGATATTTATCGGGGGGAGACATTTGGTTTAGTAGGTGAGTCTGGTTGTGGAAAGTCGACGACCGGTAGGACAATTATTCGGCTTTATGATGCGACTGACGGAGAAGTCCTTTACGATGGGGTTAGTGTACATGCCGATAAATCTAAAGCCGAAGTGAAGGCTCTCAACCGGAAGATGCAAATGATTTTCCAAGACCCATATGCATCCTTGAACCCCCGAATGAAAGTCCTTGATATTATCGCAGAAGGACTGGATGTTCATGGTTTGGCTAAAAACCCGAAAGAACGGAAGCAGAAAGTTGTAGAGCTGCTAGAAACTGTCGGATTGAACAAAGAGCACGCCGATCGTTACCCGCATGAATTTTCGGGAGGTCAGCGGCAAAGGATAGGGATTGCGCGGGCGCTTGCCGTTAATCCTGAATTCATCATCGCCGACGAACCGATTTCCGCTCTTGACGTTTCCATTCAAGCCCAAGTCGTTAACTTGTTGAAGGACTTGCAGAAAGAAAAGGGATTGACGTATTTATTCATCGCACATGATTTATCAATGGTTAAATATATCTCAGATCGCATTGGTGTCATGTATTTCGGAAAGCTTGTTGAAATGGCTCCTGCTGATGAATTATATAGAAATCCACTACATCCTTATACGAAATCGTTATTATCTGCCATTCCGCTTCCGGATCCGATTTATGAACGTTCACGGGTAAGACAACCATACGACCCAAAACAACATAATTACGGGCCCGATGAAAAAGTGGATTTCCGTGAAATAACACCTGGTCATTTCGTGCTTTGCTCTGAAAAAGAGTTGAAAGAAATGAAAGCGCAATTAAAGTAA
- the fdhD gene encoding formate dehydrogenase accessory sulfurtransferase FdhD, giving the protein MNRIQRRSILRFANGGFEQMTDDVATEYPITVKLNGKELLTIVCTPEYIEDMVVGFLASERIIVNYQDIEVIRLEEDKGVVHIETTRTFPFYEQLQNKRYITSCCGMSRQGFVFANDALTAKRMLQKNVNLSPKDCFALMKKMNKEADLFKQTGGVHIAALCDPRNIVLTRMDIGRHNALDKIYGYCLKNDITVNDKVIVFSGRISSEILLKVAKIGCEVVLSKSAPTELAINLADELGITAVGFIRGESFNVYTHQERIRL; this is encoded by the coding sequence ATGAACCGGATTCAAAGACGGTCCATTTTACGATTTGCCAACGGTGGATTTGAACAAATGACAGATGACGTCGCAACGGAATACCCGATTACAGTTAAGTTGAACGGTAAAGAACTATTGACTATCGTTTGTACGCCCGAGTATATCGAGGATATGGTTGTCGGATTTCTTGCATCCGAACGGATTATTGTAAATTATCAAGACATCGAAGTGATCCGGTTGGAAGAAGATAAGGGAGTAGTCCATATAGAGACTACGAGGACTTTTCCTTTTTACGAACAGCTTCAAAACAAAAGGTATATCACATCATGTTGCGGCATGAGCCGACAAGGTTTTGTATTTGCGAATGACGCACTAACCGCAAAAAGGATGTTGCAAAAGAATGTAAACTTATCACCTAAGGACTGTTTTGCACTTATGAAAAAAATGAACAAGGAAGCAGATCTATTCAAACAAACGGGCGGAGTTCATATTGCAGCACTATGCGATCCACGTAATATCGTGTTGACGAGAATGGACATCGGGCGTCACAATGCACTTGATAAAATATACGGATATTGTTTAAAAAACGATATTACTGTCAACGACAAAGTGATAGTTTTTAGCGGTAGGATTTCGTCTGAGATTTTATTAAAGGTCGCAAAAATCGGTTGTGAAGTGGTCCTCTCGAAATCAGCACCGACTGAACTGGCAATAAATCTAGCTGATGAGCTAGGAATAACCGCTGTCGGATTCATCCGAGGCGAGTCGTTCAACGTGTACACACATCAGGAAAGAATAAGATTGTAA
- the opp3b gene encoding oligopeptide ABC transporter permease, producing the protein MVKYIGKRLVYMFLTMFLIATATFFLMQTLPGSPIASYNKLNETQRAIVEKKYGIDKPKPVQYAIYMKNLAKGDLGTSFVFKGKSVNDLLASRVKPSFILGAQAMVFGTIVGILLGMLAALKQNTIWDYGSTFFAILGVSIPSFVFAALLQYWVATQWHLLPVGLWNDGWKSSILPSIALAMGPLALSARFIRTEMIEVLSSDYITLAKAKGANGFEIAFKHALRNALIPLVTVLGPVAAGIVTGSLVVEQIFAIPGIGEQFVSSIMTNDFATIMGTTLFFSALLIIIIFIVDLLYGIIDPRIRLSGGKG; encoded by the coding sequence GTGGTTAAGTATATTGGAAAACGGCTCGTTTACATGTTTCTGACGATGTTCCTGATTGCAACCGCAACATTTTTCTTAATGCAAACGCTACCAGGTTCACCGATCGCTTCTTATAACAAGCTAAATGAAACTCAACGGGCGATTGTGGAAAAGAAATATGGCATCGATAAACCGAAACCGGTTCAGTACGCTATTTATATGAAAAACCTAGCTAAAGGGGATTTGGGAACATCTTTCGTCTTTAAAGGGAAGAGCGTTAACGACCTGTTGGCATCGAGGGTGAAACCTTCATTTATATTAGGGGCGCAGGCGATGGTATTTGGTACGATTGTCGGGATTCTGCTAGGAATGCTCGCTGCTTTGAAACAGAATACGATATGGGATTACGGTAGTACATTTTTTGCGATCTTAGGGGTTTCGATACCTTCATTCGTATTCGCGGCATTGTTGCAATATTGGGTCGCTACTCAGTGGCATCTATTGCCGGTTGGTCTTTGGAATGACGGATGGAAATCAAGTATCCTGCCTTCTATTGCATTGGCAATGGGGCCGCTTGCACTTTCCGCACGTTTCATCCGTACTGAGATGATTGAAGTATTGAGCTCCGACTATATAACATTAGCAAAAGCGAAAGGCGCCAACGGTTTTGAAATCGCATTCAAACATGCATTACGAAACGCGCTCATCCCTCTCGTTACTGTATTAGGACCGGTAGCAGCTGGAATAGTCACGGGTTCCCTTGTTGTAGAACAGATCTTTGCGATTCCGGGAATCGGGGAGCAGTTCGTATCATCCATCATGACGAATGATTTTGCAACAATCATGGGTACGACACTTTTCTTCTCTGCATTGTTGATTATTATTATCTTCATTGTAGACCTTCTTTACGGAATCATTGATCCGCGAATCCGTTTGTCTGGAGGTAAAGGGTAA
- a CDS encoding OFA family MFS transporter, whose amino-acid sequence MKSSKKTKNRWLIAASAVGIHISIGSVYAWSNFTNPLIDQFGWSTSQVQLTFSIAILFLGLSAAFLGHFVEKHGPRKAGLLAAACFGIGVMGAGFAVSMSSLTLLYIFYGVLGGIGLGVGYIAPVSTLVKWFPDRRGLATGMAIMGFGFAAAISSPIMEALINSVGLQNTFYILGASYLLVMVASSLYLEKPEEGWAPAGYVKKLESGKVEAKVDLAQLTANEAIKTKRFYYLWMMLFLNVTCGIAILSAAKPLAIESIGMTTVQAAALVGVLGLFNGFGRLGWASISDYIGRRHTYTAFFVIQVVLFALLPFTTNAIAFQVMLAVIYTCYGGGFSCIPAYIGDIFGTKQLGAIHGYILTAWAAAGIAGPMFAAWMKDTTGSYESSLLFFAGLFAVALVISILIQFDIKKVRAEQHSRNKTNVVQTAKTV is encoded by the coding sequence GTGAAAAGCTCGAAGAAAACTAAGAACAGATGGTTGATTGCCGCTTCTGCCGTTGGGATTCACATTTCAATCGGCTCCGTCTATGCATGGAGCAACTTTACAAACCCGTTAATCGACCAGTTTGGATGGTCGACCAGCCAAGTGCAGTTAACGTTTAGTATTGCAATCTTATTTCTTGGTCTATCGGCTGCATTTCTAGGTCATTTTGTTGAAAAGCACGGCCCTCGCAAGGCTGGGTTGCTTGCTGCAGCATGCTTTGGTATCGGTGTCATGGGTGCCGGTTTTGCTGTAAGCATGTCGTCTCTTACGCTCTTGTACATTTTTTATGGAGTATTGGGAGGAATCGGTTTGGGTGTCGGGTATATCGCGCCGGTTTCCACTCTTGTAAAATGGTTCCCCGATCGGAGAGGTTTAGCAACTGGAATGGCAATAATGGGCTTCGGCTTCGCTGCTGCAATTAGCAGTCCCATAATGGAAGCGCTCATCAATTCTGTCGGCCTTCAAAATACATTTTATATCCTTGGTGCATCATACTTATTAGTTATGGTCGCCTCTTCACTATATCTCGAGAAACCTGAGGAAGGCTGGGCACCTGCAGGATACGTAAAAAAATTGGAATCTGGTAAAGTAGAAGCGAAAGTAGATTTAGCACAATTGACGGCGAACGAAGCTATCAAGACAAAACGATTTTACTATCTATGGATGATGCTATTCCTAAATGTCACATGCGGAATCGCCATCTTATCAGCGGCCAAACCTCTTGCTATAGAAAGTATTGGCATGACAACGGTACAGGCTGCTGCCCTCGTTGGCGTGCTAGGTCTCTTTAATGGCTTTGGACGGCTAGGCTGGGCATCCATATCCGATTACATCGGCAGAAGACATACGTACACAGCATTTTTTGTTATTCAGGTAGTATTATTTGCTCTCCTTCCTTTCACAACAAACGCTATTGCTTTCCAAGTGATGCTCGCCGTGATTTATACTTGCTACGGCGGTGGATTCTCCTGTATACCTGCATATATCGGTGATATTTTCGGAACAAAACAACTTGGGGCAATTCATGGATATATATTAACAGCCTGGGCAGCAGCTGGTATTGCCGGGCCTATGTTTGCCGCATGGATGAAAGACACAACAGGAAGTTATGAAAGCAGCTTGCTCTTTTTCGCAGGACTATTTGCCGTTGCATTGGTCATCTCAATCTTAATTCAATTTGACATTAAAAAAGTAAGAGCTGAACAGCACAGCCGGAACAAAACAAATGTAGTACAAACTGCGAAGACTGTCTAA
- a CDS encoding DUF2294 domain-containing protein, whose translation MSKKIHDFNDIIRRLRKELFGKGPERITTVFIDNMAISTLYGNLTPTEKFIAGTREGKEMVHSARTKMIQEVYEESPPEGLEEVVGAKFVHLFSDIKLEDDIAVSVFLFDRIIDQ comes from the coding sequence ATGTCAAAAAAAATACATGACTTCAATGACATCATTAGAAGGTTGAGAAAAGAACTATTCGGAAAAGGACCGGAAAGAATTACAACTGTATTCATAGATAATATGGCAATTTCAACACTTTATGGTAATCTGACACCAACAGAAAAATTCATTGCAGGAACACGCGAAGGTAAAGAGATGGTTCATTCCGCCAGAACTAAAATGATACAAGAAGTGTATGAGGAATCCCCTCCCGAAGGTCTTGAAGAAGTAGTGGGGGCAAAGTTCGTCCATCTATTTTCAGACATTAAATTAGAGGATGATATTGCAGTATCTGTATTTTTGTTCGACAGAATCATTGATCAATGA
- a CDS encoding peptide ABC transporter substrate-binding protein: protein MKTNKWLLLVALSLVLSVVLAACGGKDKDEDKTAAPNKEDDKATEQKTEEAGEPDAEQVVNLIESAAIPSVDSAIVEDAVGFNVLNNVNEGLYRLNLENIAEPAMAAEEAEVSEDGLTYTFKLRDAKWSDGTPVTAHDFVFAWQRAIDPATGSPYGPFMMSGVIKNATAISEEKMDKSELGVVAEDDKTLVVTLERPVPYFLSLMSFGTFYPQKEEFVTSKGDAYATNSDNLLYNGPFILTEWDGTGDSWVYKKNEHYWDAENVKLETINVDVVKDSATAVKLYNDGKKDRAGVSGDLALQYGTHEEAVNESDTAVFYFKFNQERNGEKTPLANVNIRKALAKAFEKEDLADVVLANGSTAANFLVPRDFAYDESGTDFRDISGDHLVYNVEEAKEYWAKGLDELGVTEMELEILGGDTELSKKMNEYFKAQLEGNLEGLKIKLKEVPFAVRLELDGNQDYDIQVSGWGPDFQDPISFMDLFVTNGTNNLMSFSNKEYDELIEATKDELALDPAARYEAFAKAEKILLEDEAAIAPIYQRGLIQLQKPYFKGLGVHPFGADHSYKWAYISGKE from the coding sequence TTGAAAACAAACAAATGGCTTTTGCTTGTCGCTTTATCATTAGTGCTAAGCGTCGTGCTTGCTGCTTGCGGTGGCAAGGACAAGGACGAAGACAAAACTGCTGCACCGAACAAAGAAGACGACAAAGCAACAGAACAAAAAACAGAAGAAGCCGGCGAACCGGATGCAGAACAGGTCGTAAACTTGATCGAATCTGCAGCAATCCCATCTGTTGACTCCGCAATCGTGGAAGATGCAGTAGGATTTAATGTATTGAACAACGTTAATGAAGGTTTGTACCGCTTGAACCTTGAAAACATTGCTGAACCGGCAATGGCAGCAGAGGAAGCAGAAGTGAGTGAGGATGGTCTTACGTACACATTCAAGCTTCGTGATGCAAAATGGTCAGATGGAACACCTGTTACAGCGCATGATTTCGTATTTGCATGGCAACGTGCAATCGATCCTGCAACTGGATCACCTTATGGTCCGTTCATGATGTCTGGAGTTATCAAAAATGCAACAGCAATCAGTGAAGAGAAAATGGACAAGTCGGAACTTGGCGTAGTAGCCGAAGACGACAAAACATTGGTCGTAACATTGGAGCGTCCAGTGCCATACTTCCTATCACTCATGTCGTTCGGAACATTCTATCCGCAAAAAGAAGAGTTTGTAACATCTAAAGGCGATGCGTACGCAACGAACTCAGATAACCTTCTTTACAACGGTCCGTTCATTCTTACTGAATGGGATGGCACTGGGGATAGCTGGGTATACAAAAAGAACGAACATTATTGGGATGCGGAAAATGTAAAACTTGAAACTATCAACGTAGACGTAGTTAAAGATTCTGCAACTGCAGTTAAACTTTACAACGATGGAAAGAAAGACCGTGCAGGAGTTTCAGGAGACTTGGCTCTTCAATATGGAACTCATGAAGAAGCCGTAAACGAGTCGGACACTGCTGTGTTCTACTTCAAATTTAACCAAGAGCGCAATGGTGAAAAAACACCTCTTGCAAACGTGAATATCCGTAAAGCGCTTGCAAAAGCTTTTGAAAAAGAAGATTTGGCTGACGTTGTTCTTGCAAACGGATCAACTGCTGCAAACTTCTTAGTACCAAGAGACTTCGCATATGATGAAAGCGGAACAGACTTCCGTGACATTAGCGGAGATCACCTTGTATACAATGTGGAAGAAGCTAAAGAATATTGGGCAAAAGGTTTGGATGAGCTAGGTGTAACTGAAATGGAACTTGAAATCCTAGGTGGAGACACTGAACTTTCCAAGAAAATGAACGAGTATTTCAAAGCACAACTTGAGGGCAACCTAGAAGGATTGAAAATCAAGTTGAAAGAAGTACCGTTCGCAGTACGTTTGGAGCTTGATGGAAACCAAGACTATGATATCCAAGTTTCTGGTTGGGGCCCTGACTTCCAAGACCCGATTTCATTCATGGATTTGTTCGTCACAAATGGTACTAACAACTTGATGTCATTCTCTAATAAAGAATACGATGAGTTGATTGAAGCTACTAAAGATGAGCTTGCATTAGATCCTGCAGCACGTTACGAAGCATTTGCGAAAGCTGAGAAAATCCTACTTGAGGATGAAGCAGCAATTGCACCGATCTACCAACGTGGTTTGATTCAACTTCAAAAACCGTACTTCAAAGGACTTGGAGTTCATCCTTTCGGAGCTGATCATAGCTACAAATGGGCTTATATTTCTGGTAAAGAATAA
- the opp3C gene encoding oligopeptide ABC transporter permease, with protein MRKEELQQLPPEKFERITIDSSNAERITKPSLSFWQDAWLRLRKNKAAIVSMFILVLLIIMALIGPHLNGHDGEQQVLRHANLPPKIPGLEKLGIFDGMGQLGGEKVNLYEIKKVDEYYWFGTDGLGRDLFTRVWEGTQISLLIAFVAAAIDVVIGVLYGGISGYFGGRVDDIMQRIVEILIGIPTLIIVILMLMIMEAGLTAIIIAISITGWIGMSRIVRAQILKYKGQEFVLASRTLGASDKRIIGKHLMPNIMGIIIINTMFTIPTAIFFEAFLSFIGLGLQPPAASLGTLINDGFKVMEHQPYFLLFPAVIISVLMIAFNLIGDGLRDALDPKMKD; from the coding sequence ATGAGAAAAGAAGAACTTCAACAATTGCCGCCGGAAAAATTCGAGCGTATTACTATTGATAGCAGTAACGCCGAACGTATTACTAAACCGAGTTTAAGCTTTTGGCAAGATGCATGGTTAAGATTGCGTAAAAACAAAGCGGCAATCGTTAGCATGTTTATCCTTGTGTTATTAATCATTATGGCATTGATAGGGCCGCATCTAAATGGACATGATGGCGAGCAACAAGTTTTACGTCACGCCAACTTGCCACCAAAAATTCCTGGACTTGAGAAATTGGGGATATTTGATGGTATGGGTCAATTGGGCGGCGAGAAAGTAAACTTATATGAAATTAAGAAAGTGGACGAGTATTACTGGTTCGGAACCGATGGACTTGGCCGTGACTTATTCACCCGTGTTTGGGAAGGAACACAGATTTCCTTATTGATCGCATTCGTTGCTGCGGCAATCGATGTAGTCATCGGTGTCCTTTACGGAGGAATATCGGGGTATTTTGGCGGCCGCGTCGATGATATCATGCAGCGGATTGTCGAAATTTTGATTGGTATCCCGACACTGATTATCGTTATTTTGATGCTAATGATTATGGAGGCGGGATTAACCGCCATTATCATTGCGATTTCCATTACAGGATGGATCGGCATGTCCCGTATCGTTCGCGCCCAAATATTGAAATATAAAGGACAAGAATTCGTCCTAGCGTCCCGTACATTGGGAGCGAGTGACAAGCGAATTATTGGCAAGCATTTAATGCCAAATATTATGGGCATTATCATCATTAACACGATGTTCACGATTCCGACTGCTATTTTCTTTGAGGCATTCTTAAGCTTTATCGGACTAGGGCTGCAACCGCCTGCCGCATCATTAGGTACGCTAATCAATGATGGCTTTAAAGTGATGGAACATCAGCCGTATTTCCTTTTGTTCCCGGCTGTAATTATCAGTGTCTTGATGATTGCATTTAACTTGATCGGTGACGGACTGCGTGATGCGCTTGACCCGAAAATGAAAGATTGA